The Rhodothermaceae bacterium genome window below encodes:
- a CDS encoding MogA/MoaB family molybdenum cofactor biosynthesis protein has product MSIHESGAPATLRFTLITVSDTRTKATDKSGACMARLVQHSGHTIASQCIIPDEPDVIRETIHAQSGNTDVVCVSGGTGISHRDQTFEAIHPLLDKRLPGFGELFRVLSWDQVGSRAMLSRAIAGTCAGLIIFVVPGSPKAVELAMEKLIIPEARHLVAELHKDSL; this is encoded by the coding sequence ATGAGTATTCATGAGTCAGGCGCACCTGCCACACTGCGATTTACACTCATCACAGTGAGCGATACGCGAACAAAAGCGACCGATAAGAGCGGTGCATGTATGGCTAGGTTAGTCCAACACAGTGGACACACGATTGCCTCACAGTGTATTATTCCAGACGAACCAGATGTTATACGGGAGACAATTCACGCCCAATCCGGAAACACAGATGTGGTCTGCGTGAGTGGAGGTACCGGTATAAGTCACAGAGATCAAACTTTTGAGGCAATTCACCCTCTTTTAGACAAAAGATTGCCCGGATTCGGAGAACTTTTCCGCGTACTCTCCTGGGACCAGGTTGGAAGTAGAGCTATGCTCTCCCGGGCGATTGCCGGCACATGTGCCGGTCTGATTATTTTTGTGGTTCCTGGATCTCCCAAAGCTGTTGAACTGGCAATGGAAAAGTTGATCATTCCCGAAGCCCGACACCTAGTCGCTGAACTACACAAAGATTCGTTATGA
- a CDS encoding NAD(P)H-hydrate dehydratase produces MEAQVTNRTPLTSDPLSAGFLPLLRGNMQQKFDQLAIESFGFSALTLMENAGRSAAFAIEREYGPMHGRKVVVCCGSGNNGGDGYVIARTLYNQGAFVYVVSLKPPSTPEAKQNWSFLRKLKELDKSDRLQFDDNPHKPLPPADLYIDALLGVGLNRPLQGDVVNLVDALNTTNPPVVALDLPSGLHADTGSPLGGAVRADLTITFSAYKPGLLFGQGPAYSGKIELMHIGLPLSAILNKTKSDINWISTDTAISSYLPTRDLQAHKYSAGMVLVIGGSPGLSGAPMLAARAAARVGAGYVACAVPESIQSILAATMTEIPAIRLAECPDGGIEPDDAMTALQPWLAKANALVIGPGLGRHPNTQRFVQAILQSCAMPVVVDADALSTAAQLLNTSNQERNWILTPHAGEFERMGSESGKLDRLDSARHWSSRWNCTLVLKGHPTIVCHGQEAAFVCGRGNPSLATAGTGDVLAGLCGGLLAQGCAAPTAAISACHIGGLTADQYSRKHHPGTMIAGDMIDSVVTALTSLRKK; encoded by the coding sequence ATGGAAGCTCAGGTTACAAACAGGACCCCGCTAACATCAGATCCTCTCTCTGCAGGTTTTCTGCCACTATTACGTGGCAATATGCAGCAAAAATTCGATCAATTGGCAATTGAATCGTTTGGGTTCTCTGCATTAACACTTATGGAAAATGCGGGTAGAAGTGCAGCATTCGCGATTGAACGTGAGTATGGCCCGATGCATGGACGCAAGGTCGTCGTATGCTGCGGAAGCGGGAATAATGGTGGGGATGGGTACGTTATTGCACGCACTCTTTACAACCAAGGTGCCTTTGTCTATGTTGTTTCCTTAAAACCTCCCTCCACGCCGGAAGCCAAACAAAATTGGAGTTTCCTCCGAAAATTGAAAGAGCTTGACAAATCAGACCGGCTCCAGTTTGACGATAATCCTCACAAACCACTCCCTCCAGCAGATCTGTATATCGATGCACTATTGGGAGTGGGGCTGAATCGACCCCTACAGGGTGATGTCGTGAACTTGGTTGATGCACTGAATACGACCAATCCACCTGTGGTTGCCCTTGATCTGCCCTCCGGACTGCATGCGGATACGGGATCTCCGCTCGGCGGAGCGGTGCGTGCTGACTTAACGATCACCTTTAGTGCATACAAGCCGGGACTACTGTTTGGACAGGGACCGGCATACTCGGGCAAAATCGAACTGATGCATATTGGGCTGCCACTGTCTGCGATCCTGAACAAGACTAAGTCTGACATAAATTGGATTTCAACAGATACAGCGATCTCATCTTATCTGCCGACTCGAGATTTACAGGCCCATAAATACAGTGCAGGAATGGTTCTGGTGATCGGGGGATCCCCAGGACTTTCCGGTGCCCCCATGCTGGCTGCACGCGCCGCTGCACGTGTTGGTGCAGGCTATGTAGCCTGTGCTGTACCAGAGAGTATCCAGAGTATTCTGGCGGCTACGATGACCGAAATCCCGGCAATCCGCTTAGCCGAGTGCCCAGACGGTGGAATTGAACCCGATGATGCAATGACTGCACTACAACCATGGCTTGCGAAAGCGAATGCGTTGGTCATTGGCCCCGGGTTAGGTAGACACCCCAATACCCAGCGCTTCGTACAGGCAATCTTGCAATCATGTGCGATGCCGGTGGTCGTAGATGCAGATGCCCTCTCCACTGCGGCGCAGCTACTGAATACCTCCAATCAGGAAAGGAACTGGATTCTTACCCCCCATGCAGGGGAATTTGAGCGCATGGGCTCAGAATCCGGGAAGCTCGATCGACTTGATTCAGCGCGTCACTGGTCATCCCGATGGAATTGTACACTTGTACTCAAAGGTCATCCAACGATTGTCTGCCACGGCCAGGAGGCAGCCTTCGTGTGTGGAAGAGGGAATCCTTCTCTTGCCACAGCAGGGACAGGGGATGTTTTGGCTGGCTTATGCGGAGGTCTGCTTGCACAGGGTTGTGCTGCACCAACAGCGGCCATCTCTGCATGCCATATCGGGGGACTAACAGCAGATCAATATTCCCGTAAACATCATCCCGGCACGATGATTGCGGGGGATATGATTGACAGTGTCGTCACTGCACTTACTTCGTTGAGAAAAAAATAA